GATGACCGTGTCCGCGAGTCGTTGAAGGCCGCGACGGAACGCGGCATTCCCGTGATGGAAACGGGAAGGCCCGAGCTGGACCGGATGACGGACGAGGCCATCCACCAGGGCCTGGCCCTGCAGATCCCACCATATGAGTATGCGGAGCCGGTTGATCTGGCCGCGGAGACTTTGGAGAAGTGGCACAAGGGTCATGTGGGCAATGCACCCTTGTTTGTGGCTCTGGACGGCATCACGGATCCACGGAACCTTGGAGCCATTATCCGGTCGGTATCTGCGTTTAGCGGGCACGGCGTGATTGTGCCCGAACGTCGTTCGGTGGGCGTCACGGCGTCCGCATGGAAGACCAGTGCCGGTGCTGCCGTGCGAGTCCCCGTGGCCCGTGCTGGAAACCTGAACAACACGCTCAAGACGTTCAAGAAGATGGGCATCTTTGTCTTGGGATTGGATGGCGACGGCGATATTTCGTTGCCGGATCTGGCGCTTGCGAAGGATCCTATTTGCCTGGTGGTCGGCTCCGAGGGCAAGGGGCTGTCCCGGTTGGTGCGCGAGAACTGCGATCAGATTGTTTCCATTCCGATCAATTCCGCCATGGAGTCTCTTAACGCATCGATGGCTGTGGGCATCAGTCTGTATGAGGTTTCCCGGCAGCGGTCCGCGCGTTGATTCTTGAGTTCCGTCAATGAGTGATCCGCAATTCGAGGGCGCCTCCGTGGCGTCCTCTGCGGGTGCTTTTGTCCGTAGCGGAAGCCGGTCAAGACCTTTTCCTTTGGGAGTAACCATCGGATCGGATGGCCTCGGGGCAAATGCCGCGGTATTTGCGCCTGCCCAGACGGGCCTCACAGTGCATTTTCGTTCTGCAGACGGTCGCTGGAGTTCGGTCCCGCTGACAGATTTCACCGACGGGGTCCATCATGGGATCGTGCCAGGGTTGGAGGCGGGGTGTCTTTATGGCGTGTGGCCCCAGGGTCGCTCGCTTCATGGCGCACCGGAAAAGTCGCAGCTGTTGCTGGACCCGTATGGGCGTAGCGTCGAAACGATCCCTACGGACGCGGGGGTGCAGTATTGGTCGGCCGTCGTCGATCCTGCGTTCGATTGGGGTAATTCTTCCCGTCCCGGGATTCCGCTGCGGGACACGGTGATCTATGAGGCGCATGTCAAAGGACTGACAGTCGCCCATCCGGACATCCCCGAAGAGCTTCGTGGGACCTACGCGGGATTAGCTCACCCTGTGATGATCGAGCACCTGACTGCCCTCGGTGTGACGGCGGTGGAATTGCTGCCCGTGCATTTTCACATAGACGAGCCACACCTGCGTAGCTTGGGCCTTAGCAATTATTGGGGCTACAACACGCTCGGTTACTTTGCGCTTCACACTGAGTACGCCACGGAGTCCGCACGCAGCGCCGGGCCCAAGGGTGTGCAGGACGAGTTCAAGGGCATGGTGCGGCTCCTACATGAGGCCGGACTCGAAGTGATCCTCGACGTTGTGTATAACCACACTGCCGAGGGCGGTGCTGATCAGCCGGCCCTGAGCTGGCGGGGGCTGGGCGAGCAAGAGTATTACCGCCACCATCAGGATGGCAGCTACGCGGACACCACCGGGTGTGGAAATACCCTGGATTTCTCGCAGCCGTGGGTCGTGCAGTTTGCTCTGGACTCGCTGCGGTACTGGGTAGAGGAGTTCCGCATCGACGGATTCCGTTTTGATCTTGCGGTGTCACTGGCCAGGGATGCAAGCAACCGTTTCGACCCCTGGCACGCCTTCCTGGTTGCGGCTCGCGCAGACCCCTCTCTGTCCGGCGTCAAGCTCTTCGCCGAGCCGTGGGACGTGGGGCAGGACGGTTGGCAGACGGGTCGTTTCCCCGTGGGATGGGCGGACTGGAATGACAGGTTCAGGGATACGGTCAAGGACTTCTGGTTGGCGGATGCTGCATCAATGCACGACGGCGGCGGAGCAGGTTCGGTGGCGCATATCGCCGGTTGTCTGGCTGGTTCCGCGGATGTTTTTGCTCCGTCGGGCCGTTCTCCCTTGGCCTCGTTGAACTTCATCACCTCGCACGATGGTTTTACCCTGACTGATCTGACCGCCTACAACAGCAAGCACAATGAGGCCAACGGAGAGCACAACCGTGACGGCCATAGCGATAATCGGAGCTGGAATCATGGTGCGGAAGGGGCTACGCAGGACGCCGCGATCCTTCGATCCAGGGATCAGACTGCTCGCAACCTGATGGCCACACTGTTGCTTTCCCTCGGCATTCCCATGATCACGGCCGGAGACGATCTGGGTCGTTCGCAGCAAGGAAACAACAATGCATATTGCCAGGACAACGAGATTGCTTGGCTTGATTGGACGCGTAGTGGCCGCCAGCGGAAGATGTTCCACACCACTCGATCGCTGCTGAAGATTCGCCGTGAGTTCCTGGCGCATCAGCCGTACAGCTACCCGACGCGGGGTGACAGCTCATACCTGCTGTGGTTCAACGCGGAGGGACAACCTATGACTCAGGAGCAGTGGGGATCAGATAGGGTCGTGCAGCTGCTGCTGGGGTCACCGAACGGTATTCTCGACGGTCTTATTGTTGTTAACGGAGGGCTAAAGAACGTGGACGTTGTCTTGCCTCATCCTGCCGCGCTACGTGAGTTTGGATTATCGGAGGATGATGTCCTGTTATTCGATCGCAGATTCTCCACAGCGGTAACCGATTCGCGGCGCGGTCGCGTCACAGAGGGTGGACAGCAAGATCATGTGGAGGCAAACACTGTGACGGTTTATAGAGGCCGCGGCTGATGGCGTTTATCACAACAGCGAGCCGGGTGAAGCCGGCTGCGCGCGCGGCATGGGCGTTGATCCTGGTGTGCCTTCTGGGCGTTGTTCTGGGTGGGTGTGCTCTGATGGCGCCCGGAGGCACGGTATCCGCACCCACAAACCCCGCGCTGACAAATACGTCACCGTCAGCCCCCGCTTCCACTGCGCTGGTACCGGAGAATCACTCCGGGTTGCAGGGCATCGCCGAGAGTGAGCTTCCGCCGGAAGCATGGGACACGCTGGATCTCATCGGGCACGGTGGGCCTTTCCCGTTCGACCGAGATGGCCTCACCTTCCGTAATTCCGAGCGTCTCCTCCCAGCTGAACCGCGCGGTTACTACCGCGAGTACACGGTGATCACCCCTGGTGAGAGCGATCGTGGCGCCCGGCGCATCGTTGTGAGTGACGGTCTGGAAAAGTACTACACCTCGGATCACTACAGCACTTTCGCGTTCATTGAAGAGGGACAATGACCGGGACCACAGTGGATGAGGCAATCCGGGCAGCGGCCGCGGAGGGCCGGCGCACTATCGTCATCGGCCCTGTACCATCGTTGGCGAAACTCTATGACGAGTTCGCGGCGAAGCTCCATTTCCCTGGGCATTTTGGCCACAACCTGGATGCGCTCTATGACTGCCTGTTGGATTATGCTTTGGCTTTGAATGATCCAGTCACCCTCGTATGGGTGCTCGATCCGCAGGCTAAAGGCATCGACGTCGACGAGGTTTGCGGCATCCTTGAGGACGTCGAAAACTACGCCTCCTCAGGCAAAGGTAAAACCGCACCGTTCACGGCTCGCGTTCTGGACTGAGCGCAGTTCAGGCGTTCGCGACCAGGCCCAGTTCGGACCGCGAGGTCAGGTGCTGGTGAGCTGGAAGTACGCGCACTGTGTAGCCAAATGGCCCCGGATGGTTCACATCGATCTGGCCGGCAAACACGTACCGTCCTTGCCCAAGTCCTTCCACAGCGGACAGCGCTTGAAGCGCAACATCTGTTAGCTCATCAGAATCGCTGACTCGGCCATACACCGTTTCCACCAGCACATCCTCGGGTGAGAGTGCTCCCAGGGAAATGTAGGCACTCACGTCTAGCCGGTCCCCGATGTGAGGGTCCTCTGTCACGCCAGTGGAATCGACGTGTTCCACGGCGACAGCATCCCAGGTGTCCCGCAGCTGTCTGACGTATGTCGCCAACTGGCGGGCGGCGGCGTAATCATTGTCTCGTGCGGTGCGCCCGGACTGCGCCGCGGGAACGTACAACCCCTGAACGTAATCCTGCAGCATCCGTTCGGCGGAGACGGCAGGACCAAGCTCGGCGAGCGTATGCTTGACCATTGCCACCCAGCCGTGTGGAACGCCGTCGGACACGGCCGTGGCGGGCGCCGCATGGGCACCATAGGCTTCCTCGCGCTGTCCCTCGTAGAACAGTGGAGTGACCTGCGTTTCGAGCAGGTGGTAGAGCGCCGCCGATTCGATGTCATCTCGTTGCTCTCCCGGCGTTCCTGGTTCTGCCGTGGGAATGGCCCAGCCGTTGTGGCCGTCGTACATTTCATCCCACCAACCGTCGAGAACAGACAGATTGAGGCCGCCATTGATGGCGGACTTCATACCCGAGGTTCCGCAGGCTTCTAGGGGACGAAGAGGGTTGTTGAGCCAGACATCGCAGCCGGGAAACAGCGTCCTGGCCATGGCAATGTCGTAGTTGGGGAGGAATACGATCCGGTGGCGCACCTCAGGATCGTCCGTGAAGCGAACCAGGTCCTGAATCATGAGCTTGCCCTGCTCATCCGCAGGGTGAGACTTGCCGGCAATCACGAGTTGAATCGGACGCTCGTCGTCCAGCAGTAGCGCCTTCAGCCTCGCCGGGTCCCGGAGCATGAGAGTGAGCCGTTTGTAGGTGGGCACACGACGCGCGAACCCGATCGTGAGCACGCGCGGGTCGAGAACGGACTCGGTCCACTCCAGCTCCGACGGCGACGCGCCGCGCTTACGCCATGATGCCTTCAGCCGTAGTCGCACGTCCTTAATGAGCTGCTCGCGCATCTGACCTCGAAGTGTCCAGATGTCGGCGTCATCGACGTCGAGTGCCTTGCCCCAGGCCGGATCCAGAATGGACTCCCTACCAAATTTTTCCCGCGCGAAGTCCGCAATGAGGGGGTCTACCCACGAGGGTTCGTGCACTCCGTTGGTGACGGAACCGATGGGTACTTCCGCGGTGTCGAACCCAGGCCACAAACCGGAGAACATCCCGCGAGAGACCTGACCGTGAAGTTTCGCTACGCCGTTGGCGCGTTGTGCAAGTCGCAAACCCATGACGGCCATGTTGAACTTTGTCGGGTCGCCGTCGTCATAATCTTCGTGGCCCAGGGCAAGAACCTGGTCGATGGGGACTGAAGGTGCCAGCCCAGCGGCGAAGAAATGTGAGACCTGGTCCCGCTCAAATCTGTCGATCCCGGCGGGAACCGGAGTATGCGTGGTGAATACGGTAGACGCCCGCCCTGCCGCGAGCGCTTCATCCCAGCTGAGCCCGCCGTCCATGAGTTCGCGAATTCTCTCGATGCCAAGGAAGCCGGCGTGGCCTTCATTGGTGTGAAATACCTCTGGTGCCGGAGCGCCAGTGAGCTTTTCAAAAGCGCGCAGGGCCTTGACTCCGCCCATTCCCAGCAGGAGTTCCTGCTGCAGCCGGTGGTCGCCACCGCCGCCGTAGAGCCTGTCTGTAATGGACCGGGCAGCGTCGTCGTTCGAGGGAACGTTCGAGTCGAGCAGGAGTAACGGAACACGTCCGACGTCGGCGCGCCAGATCCTGGCGTGGAGCGCCCGCCCATTGGGCAAGGGCAGGGAAATCTCCGTGGGGGTGCCGTCGGATTCGCCAAGCAGCGTCAGGGGTAGTTCATCCGGGTCCAGTACTGGGTAGGTTTCTTGCTGCCAGGCGTCACGGCTGAGAGATTGCTTGAAATATCCGGACTGGTAGAGCAGGCCTACGCCAATTATGGGCACGCCGAGATCTGATGCGGCCTTCAGATGGTCACCGGCAAGGATGCCGAGTCCGCCGGAGTACTGGGGCAGTACGGCGCTGATGCCATATTCCGGGGAGAAATAGGCGATGCTTTCGGGGGCGTCCGGCCCCAGCGACTGGTACCAGCGCGGTTCGAAAAGGTACTCGTTGAGCTCACTGCCAAGATGGGTGATGCGATCCACCAGTTGGGGTGAGTCGGCGAGTTTCTGCAGCTGGTCTCTGCCCAGCGATCCGAGGAACACCAGGGGATCTTCGTTACTCGCTTCCCAGGCCGCCGGATCGATGTCGTGGAACAAGCGCCGAGTAGGCAGATGCCACGACCATCGGAGGTTGCGGGCCAGTTGGCCCAGCGTCGCGATGTTTTCCGGAAGCACGGTTCGGACAGTAAATCTGCGGATAGCCTTCACGAGCGCAACGTTAGCGCACTTCAGTCGTTGATCGGGAGCGGTGCTAAGCGAACTTTGAATACTTCTGCTGATTTCTTAGCAATCGGTCCTGATTGTCGATAACGTCTAACTTGTGAGTAAACCAAGCGAGACGCCACACGATGTCCTATCAGCGCCTGGAATCCGGTTCGGCCGGATCCCCATCACCGCAGTCTCTCCGGTTGTCGAAAGTGGGCTTTTTCCTGCCAAGGCCATGCCAGGGGAGGACATCGGCGTGGGTGCAACTGTATTCCGTGAGGGGCACGATCAGCTGGGAGTGACGGCGGTGCTGTCCGATCCCGCCGGCGCAGAGGTCCAACGGGTGGCCCTGCAGATTGCCGCGCCTGGCACCGACCGCTGGGAAGGTGTGATCCGGCCAACACACACCGGTAGGTGGACGTTCCGGGTGGAGGGATGGACGGATCGCTACGCTACGTGGAGCCACAACGCCAGCATCAAGATCGCTGCCGGAGTCGATGTCGACCTCATGTTGCAGGAGGGTGCGGCACTGTTCACAGATGCAGCCGCGGAATCGGATGTTCCGTCGTCGTGCCGTAGCGTTTTCAGGAGTGCAGGTGCAACTCTTGCCAATTTGTCGCTCTCCACCGAAGAGCGTCTGCACGCCGGACACGACGACGCAGTTCGGGCGGCCATTGCGGCTCATCCGCTGCGGAGCCACGTCAGTGGATCGTCGGAGTTCCCCCTTCAGGTAGAGAGAGAACGGGCAGGGCGCGGTTCTTGGTATGAGTTCTTCCCGCGGTCCGAGGGGGCGGTCTATGACTGGGTATCGAAGTCCTGGACGTCGGGGAACTTCCGGACGGCAGCCGAGCGGCTACCAGCGGTGGCAAAGATGGCGTTCGACGTCGTCTACCTGCCGCCGATCCACCCCATTGGTGTAACCCATCGGAAAGGCCCCAACAATACGTTGACGGCCGGCCCGACGGACCCCGGCTCCCCGTGGGCCATCGGGGCGGCCGAGGGTGGCCATGACGCCATCCATCCGGACCTGGGTACCTTCGCGGACTTTGACGCTTTCGTCGCTAGGGCGGAGGCACTCGGTATGGAAGTTGCACTCGATTTGGCGTTGCAAGCCTCACCGGACCATCCGTGGGTGGATGAGCATCCGGAGTGGTTCACTACGCGGGTTGACGGGTCCATCGCCTACGCAGAGAATCCGCCCAAGAAGTACCAGGACATCTACCCACTGAATTTCGATAATGACCCGGACGGTCTTTCGCGAGAAGTCCTACGGATCGTTCGTTTGTGGATCAGCCATGGTGTGCGGATATTCAGGGTGGACAATCCCCACACCAAACCCGTCATGTTCTGGGAGTGGCTTATCGGTCAGGTCAACGAAGAGGACCCCGGCGTCGTTTTCCTGGCGGAGGCATTTACCCGTCCGGCCATGATGCATGCCTTGGGCAGAGCCGGATTCCAACAGTCGTATTCCTATTTCACGTGGCGGAACACCAAGGAAGAGCTTGAGGAGTACTTCACGGAAGTCAGTCATGAAAGTCCTGCTTTCTTCAGGCCTAACTTTTTCGTCAACACTCCGGATATTCTCAGTGAGTTCCTACAGTATGGTGGGCCTGCCGGGTTCAAGATCCGGGCTGTTCTGGCATCCATGGCCAGCCCGCTCTGGGGAGTGTATTCGGGCTACGAGCTCTTTGAGCACGTAGCGCGTCCTGGAGCAGAGGAGAACATTGACAACGAAAAATTCCAGTATCGACCGCGCGATTACGAGGCAGCTGAGGCGGAGGGCCGAAGTCTGGCTCCATATCTGACGAGATTGAATGAGATCCGCAGGGCCCATCCGGCACTCGGAGATTTGCAGAACCTCACGTTGCACTCGAGTACTGACGAGGCAACGCTGGTCTTTTCGAAGCATAAAGAGACAGATAACGGCATGGACACCATCATTGTGGTCATCAATATAGACCCGCACAGTGCTAGGGAAAGTACCGTTACCCTAGATCTGGAAGCGCTGCGGCTTGAGGCAGGAGACCAATTCCCAGACGGATCTTTCTGGGTGGATGATCTGCTCAGCGGAAACAGCTGGCAGTGGAATATGAATAATTACGTGAGGCTGGATGCGCACGTGGAACCCGCTCACATCCTGTCGATTAGAAGGAGCCACTAGTGCCCTACCCGTACTCGCTGCATGCGCCAGGACTTACCCACGACCCGCACTGGTATCGGAAGGCTGTCTTCTATGAAGTTCTGGTCCGCGGTTTCGCGGATGCCAACGGGGATGGATCAGGCGATTTCTCCGGCCTGATCGAGCGTCTTGACTATCTGCAGTGGCTGGGAATCGACTGCCTGTGGATTCCGCCGTTCTTCAAGTCACCTTTGCGCGATGGCGGCTACGACATCGAAGACTATTACGACGTGCTGGACGAGTTCGGCACCATCAACGATTTCAAGCGGCTCGTCACGGAAGCACACGCCCGCGGTGTGCGCGTGGTCATCGACCTCCCGCTGAATCACACCTCTGACAAACACAACTGGTTCGAGGAATCCCGCACCAATCCTGACGGCCCCTATGGGGACTTCTACGTCTGGAGCGACACGGATGAGAAGTATGAGGATGCGCGGATCATTTTCGTGGATACGGAGGAGTCCAACTGGACCTTCGATCCCATTCGCCGTCAGTTCTTCTGGCACCGATTCTTCAGTCATCAGCCGGACTTGAACTTCGAGAACCCCAAGGTGATCGAGGCCCTGTACGACGTCGTCAGGTTCTGGCTGGATCAGGGCATCGACGGTTTCCGTGCGGACGCTATTCCCTACCTCTTCGAGGAGGATGGAACAAACTGCGAAAACCTGCCGAAAACGCACGCGTTCCTCAAGGACCTACGCGCAATGGTGGACCACGAGTACCCAGGCCGCGTCATCATCGCTGAAGCCAATCAGATGCCGGAAGAAGTGGTTGAGTATTTCGGTGATGAGAACGGGGCGGAATGCCACATGTGCTTCCACTTTCCGATCATGCCGAAGCTCTTTTATGCCCTGCGGGACCAGAAAGCCGCACCAATCATTCAGACGATGGCCGAGACCCCAGAAATCCCGGCCGGAGCCCAGTGGGGCACGTTCCTACGAAACCATGATGAGTTGACCCTCGAGATGGTCACTACCGAGGAACGCGAGGCCATGCTCGGCTGGTACGCCCCCGATTCACGCATGCGCGCGAACGTGGGTATCCGGCGCAGGCTGGCGCCTCTGCTCGATAATTCTCGCGCGGAAACAGAGCTCATTCATGCCATGCTGCTCTCTCTTCCGGGCAGTCCGTTCTTGTACTACGGGGACGAGATCGGCATGGGTGACAACATCTGGCTCGATGACCGTGACGCGTCTCGAACACCCATGCAGTGGAATCCAGACCGTAACGCTGGATTCTCCACAGCCGATCCAGGAAAGCTGTATCTTCCCGTCGTTCAATCCCTCGTTTATCACTACAATCACGTCAACGTTGAGGCGCATCTGGCCACGTCCGGGTCGCTGTTGCACTGGGTACGGCAGATGCTGGCAGTTCGTCGCGCCCATCCTGCGTTCGGGTTGGGGTCTTACCGCAGCGTCCCCACGGATTCCGAACATGTACTCGCTTTTCTTCGGGACTTACCGGAGGGGAATATCGAGGGCGAGCGTGCGGAGACCATTTTCTGCATTTTCAATCTCTCCCAGCATCCAGTCGCTGCACGCATGCAGTTGCCAGAGTATGCGGGCCGTGGTCTGCGTGATTTGTTCGGAGGTACGCCTTTTCCCGAGTTCGGCGCCGACGGCAGCATTACGTTGACCATGGGCAGCCATGACTTTTACTGGCTACGGATGCGCTCCGCGGCTTCTAATACGGCGTCACCCCAAACAGGGGTGCTTCCTGTGGTAACGGCTACGAAGGTGGTTGACTGATGTCGATTATGACCCCCGCGCTCCCTGATCTACTCGAATCCTGGCTGCCCGGCCAGCGCTGGTTCCCGTCCCGAGGCCGGGAGGTGAAGCTGCGCAGAGTGGGCGGCATTAAATTGCAGGACCCTGCTGGCGAGGTGGGACTTGAGGTGCACATTATCGCCGTTGTCTCTGGTCGGCGTACAGACGTCATTAGTGTGCCATTGAGTATCCGGTCCAAACCCGCGACGGAATCCGGCATGGTGTTCATCGGTGAATCGGAGCATTCGGAGCGCGGCAGACGCTGGGTTTATGACGGCACGTCGGATCCCGTGTTCGTTGCAGCATGGCTGGAGTTGATGCGTACTTCGGGTACCACGGCAGATGATCGCACTGAGGGCCAGGCCCATGGTGGGTTTGAGTCGTGGAACGGGTTTCCGCTCGCGGTCTCTTGCCGTGCCCTCGCCGGGGAACAGTCCAACACGTCAGTGGTTGTCGAGACCGACAGGGTCCCGCTGATTGTGAAGTTCTACCGCATTCTGGCGGAGGGAAACAGCCCTGATGTTGAGGTCAGTGCAGCCCTCACGAGTGCTGGTTCCACCGATGTTCCAGTAACTTACGGTGCGGTTCGAGGCAGCTGGCGCACGGGAAGCGGTGAGTCGGAGGAGTGGACCGGCGGTCACTTGAGTGTTGTGCGCGAATTTGTTCAGGACGGTACTGACGCGTGGCGCAGTGCCTCAGCCGCGGCTCTTGATGGTGTCGACTTCACGGCGGAGGCGGAAGAATTGGGCCGTGTCACTGGGCGTATCCATGCCCAGTTGCGTCGGGAACTGGGCTCGCGTGCGGCTACAGCGGATGAGACGCAGGAATTCTTGGAAACGGTGGTGCATCGCATCCAGTGGGCGTGGCGGGAAGGGCACGACGTCGTCGGTCCACTGGACGCAGAGGTGGACCGGTTACTGTCGCAGCTTCGTGCCTTGGAAGAGCTTCCGGAGCTGCAGCGGATCCATGCCGATTATCACCTCGGTCAGGTCCTTTATTCGCCTACCCGGGGCTGGATCGTTCTTGATTTTGAGGGGGAGCCGCTGCGCTCGGCGGCTGAGCGAAGCGTCCCGGATGTTCCGTTGCGGGACGTTGTGGGCATGCTGCGTTCTTTTGACTATGCGGCCGGGGTTGTCATCAACGCTGCGCCCCCGGCCAATCGAATCGGACGCACCGAGGAAGCGCGCCGGTGGGCCAAAGCAACCAGCCACGCCTTCCTGCGGGGCTACGAGGAGGAGTCGGGCAACAGAATCGACCCCACAGAAGTTCTTTTCACGGGGCTCTGGGTGGATAAGGCGCTGTACGAGGTCGTCTACGAACTACGAAGCCGCCCGGACTGGGTGGAGGTTCCTGCTACGGCGGTACGTCGCGCGCTCGATTCGATCCCGGGTGAGGTGTTGAGAGTGGAGGCTCCCGAACGAAGCAGCGTGCCGCAGTTCGTGCCTGCCGAGATTCTGCAGGCGGTGTCTGAGGGCCGGTATCATCAGCCTCATCAGGTGCTTGGTGCACATCTAGCCCCCGAGGAAGACCGTTCCGCACAGGAATTGGTCACCGTCCGCACGCTTCGCAGGCTCGCCCAGAGCGTCGAGGTCGTTAGCTCCAGCGGTACTTTTGCTCTTACCCATGAGCACAACGGGATCTGGGCCGGGACGGTGCCGGTTGAGCGGGCGGGGCACGTGCCGGACTACCGGCTGAGCGTGATGTACGACGGCGGCACTGCTGAAACGGTGGATGACCCGTATCGTTTCCTTCCCACTCTGGGTGAGATGGATCTGCACCTGATCGGCGAGGGACGGCACGAGTCGTTGTGGACGGTTCTTGGTTCCCATGTGCGACATTATTCGTCGGTCCTTGGTGATGTAAACGGTGTCAGTTTCGCTGTGTGGGCACCGAACGCACGTGCTATCCGCGTAAAAGCAGATTTCAACGGTTGGGATGGCTCCGTCCATGCCATGCGCAGCCTGGGTGGTTCAGGTGTGTGGGAGCTTTTCATCCCGGACGTTGAGACGGGAGCCCGCTATAAATATGAGATTCTCGGCAGCGACGGTCAGTGGCGGGATAAGGCGGACCCCATGGCGCGGTTCACTGAGGTTCCGCCGTTGACGGCCTCGCGCGTTGTCGAATCCACGTATTCCTTTGAAGACGATCAGTGGATGGCTGAGCGGGCTGAGCGTAATCCGCATAACGGGCCCATGAGTGTCTACGAAGTTCACCTGGGTTCCTGGCGGGTGGGCCTGAGCTACCGGGAACTTGCGGATCAGCTGGTTGAGTATGTGCAGTGGCAAGGATTCACCCACGTGGAATTGATGCCGGTGGCAGAGCATCCTTTCGGCGGTTCGTGGGGCTACCAAGTCACGTCTTACTATGCACCGACGTCGCGTTTCGGGGATCCTGATGATTTCAAGTTCTTGGTGGATCGGTTGCATCAGGCGGGTATCGGCGTCCTTCTTGACTGGGTGCCGGCGCACTTTC
This region of Arthrobacter roseus genomic DNA includes:
- the treS gene encoding maltose alpha-D-glucosyltransferase: MPYPYSLHAPGLTHDPHWYRKAVFYEVLVRGFADANGDGSGDFSGLIERLDYLQWLGIDCLWIPPFFKSPLRDGGYDIEDYYDVLDEFGTINDFKRLVTEAHARGVRVVIDLPLNHTSDKHNWFEESRTNPDGPYGDFYVWSDTDEKYEDARIIFVDTEESNWTFDPIRRQFFWHRFFSHQPDLNFENPKVIEALYDVVRFWLDQGIDGFRADAIPYLFEEDGTNCENLPKTHAFLKDLRAMVDHEYPGRVIIAEANQMPEEVVEYFGDENGAECHMCFHFPIMPKLFYALRDQKAAPIIQTMAETPEIPAGAQWGTFLRNHDELTLEMVTTEEREAMLGWYAPDSRMRANVGIRRRLAPLLDNSRAETELIHAMLLSLPGSPFLYYGDEIGMGDNIWLDDRDASRTPMQWNPDRNAGFSTADPGKLYLPVVQSLVYHYNHVNVEAHLATSGSLLHWVRQMLAVRRAHPAFGLGSYRSVPTDSEHVLAFLRDLPEGNIEGERAETIFCIFNLSQHPVAARMQLPEYAGRGLRDLFGGTPFPEFGADGSITLTMGSHDFYWLRMRSAASNTASPQTGVLPVVTATKVVD
- the glgB gene encoding 1,4-alpha-glucan branching protein GlgB, which gives rise to MSIMTPALPDLLESWLPGQRWFPSRGREVKLRRVGGIKLQDPAGEVGLEVHIIAVVSGRRTDVISVPLSIRSKPATESGMVFIGESEHSERGRRWVYDGTSDPVFVAAWLELMRTSGTTADDRTEGQAHGGFESWNGFPLAVSCRALAGEQSNTSVVVETDRVPLIVKFYRILAEGNSPDVEVSAALTSAGSTDVPVTYGAVRGSWRTGSGESEEWTGGHLSVVREFVQDGTDAWRSASAAALDGVDFTAEAEELGRVTGRIHAQLRRELGSRAATADETQEFLETVVHRIQWAWREGHDVVGPLDAEVDRLLSQLRALEELPELQRIHADYHLGQVLYSPTRGWIVLDFEGEPLRSAAERSVPDVPLRDVVGMLRSFDYAAGVVINAAPPANRIGRTEEARRWAKATSHAFLRGYEEESGNRIDPTEVLFTGLWVDKALYEVVYELRSRPDWVEVPATAVRRALDSIPGEVLRVEAPERSSVPQFVPAEILQAVSEGRYHQPHQVLGAHLAPEEDRSAQELVTVRTLRRLAQSVEVVSSSGTFALTHEHNGIWAGTVPVERAGHVPDYRLSVMYDGGTAETVDDPYRFLPTLGEMDLHLIGEGRHESLWTVLGSHVRHYSSVLGDVNGVSFAVWAPNARAIRVKADFNGWDGSVHAMRSLGGSGVWELFIPDVETGARYKYEILGSDGQWRDKADPMARFTEVPPLTASRVVESTYSFEDDQWMAERAERNPHNGPMSVYEVHLGSWRVGLSYRELADQLVEYVQWQGFTHVELMPVAEHPFGGSWGYQVTSYYAPTSRFGDPDDFKFLVDRLHQAGIGVLLDWVPAHFPKDSWALAKFDGQPLYEHPDPFLGEHQDWGTLIFDFGRNQVRNFLVANALYWLEEFHIDGLRVDAVASMLYLDYSREAGQWRPNVRGGRENLEAIAFLQEVNATAYRRAPGVVMIAEESTAFDGVTRPTSAGGLGFGIKWNMGWMHDSLQYVAEDPINRGFHHNKATFSLAYAYTENFLLPISHDEVVHGKGSLLRKMPGDRWQQLANLRAYFAFQWAHPGKQLIFMGTEFGQESEWSEAYGLDWWLSENPPHKGVQELVRSLNAVYRQTPALYAQDNEPSGFQWIDENDRAHNVLSFIRWDLDGKPLVCVANFSGSTHEGYRLGLPNAGQWRETLNTDASEFGGAGGGNMGVVQASDGGVSGQPAGVSLTLPALSVLYLIPA